In the genome of Mesorhizobium sp. 113-3-3, the window TGAGGAAGTCGACCGAGCGATCATCCGGGCGCTGGTCCATGAGGTCAGCGCCCGGACCGTGGCGCAGGCCGATGTGTTGAACTGGATCCGCCAACGCCGGCAGAGTCACTGGTATGACGCCTATCGCGACCTCTATGAGGCAATCGGCTTCGCCGCTGAGTTTCAGCAGGCGATGTCGCAGGTGACACTCGGCATGACCAGCCTCGCCGAGGGCGTGCAGCGGTATGCGAAGAGCTGGTTCCGGATCGACCAGCTCTATCGGAAGTTCGTTTGGCACATGCAGAAGTCGGGACAGGCGACGCTGATGCGCGAGCTGTTCGAGCAAGTCGAGAACCACTACGTGAACAGCTACCTATTGCGCCTGAACGAGGCTTGGCAGGTGCATGTTGATACGGCTGACACTTGGTCGGCCGCGCCGATTCAGGCGCAGCGGGCCTTCTATCGTGAGCATGTCGGTGAGTTCCGTCGGCGTGATCAGAAGATCTGCGTCATCATCTCCGACGCGCTACGCTACGAGATTGCAGAGGAGCTCCTCGGGCGCATCCGAAGTCTCGACCGCTATGAGGCTGGGATCGAGCCGATGTTCGGTAGCCTGCCGAGCTATACCCAGCTCGGCATGGCTTCGCTCCTGCCCAACGGCGACCTGCAGATTGCAGACAACGACACCGCCACCGTTCTTGTTAACGGCCAAAGCTCGCAGGGGTTGGAAAACCGCAAGAAAATCCTAGCAACCGGGCGGACAGGCGATCGAACCACGGCATTGAAGGCCGAGGAGCTGATGGGGATGGACAAGGATCAGGCTCGCGCGCTCGTTCGCGACCATGACGTCGTCTACGTCTATCATAACCTGATCGACGCGACCGGCGACAAGCAGGTCTCTGAGGATCGCGTCTTTGAGGCAGCCGAGGACGCGATCGAGGAGATCGTCAGGCTGGTGAAGAAGCTCAACGGTGCCAATGCCGCCAACATTATCGTTACTGCCGACCACGGCTTCATCTATCAGCACCGGCCGATCGAGGAGAGCGACTTCTCCTCAGCCACGGTCGACGGCGACATAATCCTCTTTCGCGACCGTCGCTTCATCTTGGGGCACGGCTTGAAGGGCAACCACGGCCTGCGGCGTTTCACCCCGATCCAGGTCGACCTTCAGGGCTCGGTTGAAATGTTGATTCCCAAATCGATTAACCGGCTGCGCCGGCAGGGTTCCGGCAGCCGGTTCGTGCATGGTGGGGCGACACTCCAGGAGATCGTCGTCCCCGTGGTGAAGATCAACAAGAAGCGTCAGAGCGACACCTCGGCGGTCGAGGTCGAAATTATCGGGAGCTCGAACCAGATGATCACCTCGAGCCAGATCTCGGTCCGCTTCTACCAGGCCACAGCAGTGACTGAGAAAACCCAGCCACGCCAGCTTCGGGCCGGCATCTACGCCCAATCGGGCGAGCTAATTTCTGACAGCCACGAGTTGGTGTTCGATTTCCGCTCGGACAATCCCCGCGAGCGCGAAATCCCGGTCCGGTTCCTGCTGTCTCGCCAGGCCGACGCGTTCAACGATCAGGATGTGATCCTGAAACTCGACGAGCGTCACGCCGAGACCTCCCATTTCCGGGAGTACCGTACGGCTCGTTACAGGCTGAAGCGCAGCTTCTCGAACGATTTTGATTTTTGAGATGGATGAGCGATGACCGCGCTAGACGATAAGATCAACGATCGCTTCCCCGGACTCGTGGTGCGCAAGGACCTGGTCAAGGCGGTCAAGGGCAATGCAATCGTCCCTTCCTACGTCCTCGAGTTCCTGCTGGGTCAATACTGCGCCACCAATGACGAGGCCTCGATTCAGTCGGGGATTGAGACCGTCAAGGAGATTCTGCGGAAGCACTACGTGCACCGCAACGAGGCGGGCTTGATCCGGTCGAATATTCGCGAAAAGGGCCGGTGGAAAGTGATCGACAAAATCAGCGTCGATCTGAACACCGACAAGGACGCCTATGAGGCGACCTTCTCCAATCTCGGCATAAAGAACGTGATCATCGATTCCGGCACGGTGAAAACTCATCCTAAGCTTCTTGTCAGTGGCGTCTGGTGCATCGCCGATGTTGAGTATGAGCACAGCGAGGACAAGAACGTCTCACCTTGGATCCTTGGCAGCATCAAGCCGATTCAGCTGTCTAAGTTCGATTACGCTGGCTATCTCGAGGCGCGAAACGGCTTCACTACCGACGAATGGATTGATCTGCTTTTCCAGACCGTCGGCTTCGATCCGGAGATGTTCGGACGCCGGAGTAAGCTCCTGCAGCTGATGCGTCTCGTTCCGTTCGTCGAACGGAATTACAACCTGATTGAGCTCGGCCCCAAGGGGACGGGCAAGTCGCACATTTTCTCGGAATTCTCGCCCCACGGAATCCTGATTTCCGGCGGGGAAGTCACCGTCCCTAAGCTGTTCGTCAACAACAACACGGGCAAGATCGGCTTGGTCGGCTACTGGGACGTGGTAGCCTTCGACGAATTCGCAGGTCGCCAGAAGCGGGTCGACAAGGCGCTTGTCGACATCATGAAAAACTTCATGGCCAACAAGAGTTTCTCTCGCGGGGTGGAAACGCTAGGTGCCGAGGCTTCGATGGTTTTCGTCGGGAACACCCAACACACTGTTCCCTATATGCTGAAGCACACTGATCTGTTTGAGGAGCTTCCCGAGAAATATTACGACTCGGCTTTCATTGATCGCTTGCACACTTATGTCCCCGGCTGGGAGATCGACGTCATTCGCGGGGAGATGTTCGCATCGGGATATGGGTTCGTCGTCGACTACCTTGCCGAGATCTTGAGGCACATGCGCAACGACGATTATTCAAACCGGTACCAGGGCCTGTTCACCCTGTCGTCGGACATCTCGACGCGCGACCGCGACGGGGTGAACAAGACGTTCTCGGGCATGATGAAGCTCCTGTTCCCGTCGGACAATGCGACTGAGACCGAAGTCGAGGAGATGTTGCATCTGGCAATGGAGGGTCGGAAGAGAGTCAAGGACCAGTTGTTTCGGATCGACAGCACATACCCAGAAACCAATTTCTCCTTCACGGCGCGGGACGGTCGCAAGATAAGCGTCACGACGCTTGAGGAAACGGAACATCCTCAATACTACCACAAGCGCGCCGCTCGGCATGAGGAGTCCGGGCCATCGGTGAAACCGGGGTCCGACGCCGCCGGGGCGCCTGCGGTGCTTGCCGCTCCGGCTGTGGCCGAGGTAACGGCGCCCAAGCCCGCGGACCCACGCGAGGGACACAAGGTTTTCACTGAGAACCAAAAAGGCGTGACCTTCGCGGACTTGTTTTGGCCTTGGATAGAGGGGGCCACGAAGATTGTCGTCACTGACCCGTATATCCGCATGTTCCATCAGGTCCGGAACGTGATGGAGTTCGTCGAAATGGTTGCTGTTCGCAAGGCGCCTGAGGACGAAGTCGCGATCCACCTCATCACCTGTATCGATGACACCTATCCTGACAAGCAGCAGTCCAATCTGATTGCCGTTGGGACCGCCGGCGAGGCGGCAGGGATCAAGTTTACCTGGGAGTTCGATGGGACGAACACCATACACGCGCGCCATATCGCCAGCGACACAGGCTGGAAAATCAGCCTCGATCGCGGCCTCGACATCTTTCAGAAGTTTGAGATGAACGATGCTTTTAGCTTAGCCAATCGGCTGCAGGCCTATCGCCAAGTCAAAGCCTTCGAGATCACCTACCTCCGTCAAAGCTTGGATCAGCATCGGCTTGCCGGTCCATCTTGAACGGATTTAGTGGATTGCGAAGCTGTGGGCACGGTCGTTCCTCAGGGCAGAAGATGGCATTTCAGGCGTCATGATCGTCACCATGGCGGGTGAAAGCGGCTCCTGAAACCGCTTCACAATAGCTCGCCTGATTGCAGATCCAACCTACCCCATCATTGCCGCAACTGACGCCGAAACCGGTGCCCCGGGTTTAAATGATTCGGAGCAATCGCGCGGGCCCCTGGTCCTGTGCATAGCGGGAACAGGATAAGAATCCCATGGGGTCCGTTCGCATCCTGCTCTATGATGCACACATGGCAAAAACCATAACTCCGAATCAACTGCTGGGGCAGATTGGCGAGACCGCTGTTCAACTGCGGTTCCTCACCATGGGCTTCCAGTTCGACGTGCGCTCGCGCCTCGAAACTGGAATCGATGGGATCGCCGAGGTAATGATCGAAGGTCAGCCAACCGCGCGAATGATCGCGGTTCAGGTGAAAGCGACCGACGCCGGTGTCTACACGGGCGAAGATGCCAGCGGCTTTACCTACCTGCTGCGCAGTGAAGACCTCGCTTACTGGCGCGGGTCGAACCTTCCCATTATCATCGTCCTCTTTCGCAAGAGCGACGAGACCTATTACTGGAAGGAAATTTCAAGCGGTCCGGGGCCAGGCGAAAGGCGGCTGAGCTTTGACAAGAAGCTGGACGTCCTAGACGCGAAGGCGGTCGATCGGCTCGCCGCTCTTACTATTCCGAAGACAGGCTTCGGCTACTACGTTCCGCCACTCGGCGGCGGCGAAGAAGCGCTGGTGAATATCCTTCCCGTCAGCCTGCCCGATGAAGTGTTCGTAACGACAACGCCGTACACGGCAAAGCAGGCGACCGCGATGCTCCTCGACGCCGAGGAGCCTGCGCGCTTTGATTGGGTGATTAAAGGCAGCTCGTTCTGGTCTTTCCACGATCCACGCACTTCGTCGTGCGATCAGATCGTCGATCTGGATCAGGTCGAAGCGATCGAGGTCCAACACTTGGCCTTCCATGAAGACCTCGACGAGCGGAACAACTTTGCCTTCCTTCTCAATCAGACGCTTCGTCATCAGGTACGAAGCGATCTGGGATGGGACAAGGAGGGACGGCTTCTCTATTTCAGGGCACGAGCCGAAAACGAGTCCCGCGCATTCCGCTATCAATCAGCGAAGAAGAAGGCTGAAGCAGACGTCGTCAACGCCGTTCGCAGCAAGACGGATCCGACCCGCGTTGAGTTCGTGCGGCACCACGCCTTCGTGCCGAGGTTCGAACTCCTGTACGATCAGTGGTTCTTGGTGATCAACCCGACTTACTACTTCACCACCAATGGGTTCATTCCGCACTCCTATCCGAGCGCGCTGCTGGCCGGAAAGAAGCGGTTGGACAAAAGTGCATCGCTTCGCGGTCAGGTAATCATGTGGCATCGCTTCCTCACAGAGGAAGAGCGCAAGGCGGATGATTTGTTCGCCGTTGCCACCGCTGATCCGCGCCTCACATTCGGCGAGCCTCCGAGCGTTGAGCTTCCCAAAAAGGTGCCCGAGGACGTGTGGGGGACGCCGAAGAGGCCGAGCGAGGAAGCCGATCCCAACCAAGAGCTGCTGAGGTTCGCATGAAGTTCGAGACCAAGATCTTCGATGAACCGCTTCTCGAGTTTGGAGACCAACATTACCATTCCGATCCGCGCCTTGGTCTGTTCGAGGCTGGGCCGCTCCAGACGCCGCTTGGTGATGTCATCAAGATCGCCGTAGTAGGGAGTGCGAAGACCGTCGAGGACTCTCGCGACTTCCTTCAAGCCGCTGCGGCCGGATTCGCAGGAAAATCGGAAAAGCATCCAAACCTTCATCCGCCGTTTCCGGGCCTCGGAAATCAGAACCCTTTCCGCTGCCGGTTCGAGATTCCGGATGGCGCGGTTGCCGCGATCCCGCAGGCGCGCATTGAACGCATCAGGAAAGAATCCCATCACGGCAAAGCAGTCGAGATGGCAGTCGATGAAATCATTGAGCAGCTGCAGGCGATCGATGAGGGCAGTTCACGGCCGGACGTCGCCATCATTGCTCTGCCGGTTGGACTGATCGAGCGCGTCTGGAACGCCAAGGTCGATTCTGACGCAACGGTGGAGGAGGAAGATAGCTCGGGCTCGGATGCCCCCAATTTCCGCGGCATGCTCAAAGCCAAGGCGATGCACTTTCGCTTTCCCATTCAGATCGTCTGGGAAGACGTGCTCGATGAGCGCGCCGTCATCCCTCTGAAGATCAAGGAGAGCAGCGCCCGACAAATTCAGGATCAAGCCGGCCGTACATGGAATCTCCTGGCCACCCTTTACTACAAAGGGTCTGGGCGCGTGCCGTGGCGGCGGGCGCCTCAAGAGGGAGAGTTTTCGGCCTGCTACATCGGGGTGAGTTTTTATCGCGAGGCCGGTGGACAACAACTCTTCACGAGTGCAGCTCAGATGTTCGATGAGCGTGGAAGAGGCTTCATCCTTAAGGGTAAAGGCGCGCAGACGGAAAGTCGTGGCAGGCATCCCTATCTGACGCAGGACGATGCGAAGACTCTGATTGCCGATGCTCTCGCCGCCTACAAAAAGCATCACATGAATTATCCGGCCCGGGTCATAGTGCTGAAGACATCGCGCTTCCGCGACGAAGAAGCCGACGGGATTTTTGAAGCGCTTGATGAGGTCGGCACCGAACTGCGCGATCTCGTGTGGGTTCAGGAATCGTCGTTCGTGAAGGTGTTCAGGGACGGCAATTATCCGGTCATGCGCGGCACGTTCGTGGAACTTGACGGGAAAGGCTTGCTCTACACCAACGGCAGCATTCCCTATTATGGGACATACCCCGGCATGTATGATCCGAAACCGCTGTTGATCTGCCCCTACAAAACCAGCGATAGCACGGTCGCGCAGATCGCGAACGAGATATTCGGTCTAACGAAAATCAACTGGAACTCCACACAGATGAACCAGAAGCTACCGATCCCCATTCGTGCTGCACGCAAAGTAGGCGAGGTCCTTAAGTACATCACCGATGAGAAGGTAAGTTCCGACTACCGCAGATACATTTGAGCGCAACCTGCCGTTGCCCGCCGCTCCGGCAGGCCCAAGCTGGGTCTATCTCGTGCTCGACTGTAAGCCGCTGGCCGGGTATTCCTCCTCTCCACGCTGTCCAACGCAGAATTCAGCTTTTGGGAAGCTGTAGCGCAAAGATCAACGACCGACTTGAGGCGGATATTGTTGAAAAAGCTCGGAATTTCGCCTGGAAGCCGGCCATCTGGTTCTGCATACTAAATCTACGCCAGAAGCGCCTCGTTCTGACGAAGGCGTCGTGCGCTTCCGCGGCTTCCTCAAGAAACTTGGACTTGTCTTCGGCGCTGAAGAGATCCCCCGCACAGCCACGTCCGAAAGCTCCAGCCCTCGCAGTATATTGGGGGCGGTGGCGATATCGCTGAGACTGCCGAGATGACCCTGCAGGTCGTTCATCACGTCGATGAACCGTCGATGACGTTTGGCTTTCGCCTTGCTGTTGTAAAGCGGCTCGAAGAACTCAGCTGCGCAGCGCAGCTACTTATGCTGAGGACGAGGTGGCAATCGGCCACTTCGCGATCTACGAACTCCCGATCCCACAGCTCTTTCAGAGCACCAACGGCCGCCGCACGATCCGAATTTCGCTCGCCTTCGATCCGCCTGTCCACCACAGCCGCTCCAAGTATGCCGGCTTCGGCATGAGCTTTCGTCTTGTGCGCGATTGCGAGCCGGCACTGATCACCGAACATTTTCGGAGGCGGCCTCGTGATGAAGCCGTGCCCGAGATCGCCGGGCGCAATGCAACAAGATGGTTCCCGGCCCGCAGCTGCGAGAAAGGCGCACGCTGCTATTGGCGTCCCTACCATTCAGGAGCGACTTCTCGAACTACGGCGACCGGTAGGGGAAACCCGCAATCGCTCTGCATAGAGATGCATAGTCTCGATGCCTGGCGAGCTGATGCTGATTAAGACGCGCTGGCTCATGACACCTTCCTTCAGCCGGCACGTATTGCGAGCTCGGGCTGCACGACTTCGAAACGGATGGTCGCGCCGGCTTGCCGGATAATTCCATCCACGCTGTTCTCGATCACTTCGACGAGGTCTTCGAGGACACCGCACGGTTTTCGCTTCTCCCGGCTGGGATCATATTTTCCCAGCAGCACCAAGGCGCAATTTTTGTCGGATCGGGCGCAGAAGATCAGCGCGCAGCCAGCCGCGAGTTCTTGCACAAAGAATGCGTCGTCGGAAGCGACGCCGGAGAGCAGCTCATAGGCTCGACCGAGCCTCGATCGAACTATGAGATAGTCCTCCGAAGTCTCGATGACGCCGGCGAGGGATAGGTACGGCAACCTAGTCGAACTCTGGAGCCATACTTCAGATCCGTCCGCTTTCAGAAACATCTCGATCTCCCTGTCCCTTTGTGTAGTGAGATTGTCGACAGAGCAAAGCCCAGACCGCCTTCAGGAGTGCTCCCGTAACGCCACGCTGGATCCAGAGCTCCCGCACAAAGCGTCCGCACAGCCTGCGGCTCCT includes:
- the pglZ gene encoding BREX-1 system phosphatase PglZ type A, whose amino-acid sequence is MTDRVTKGLAAQFDKHRVVFWYDPTSEFREAFEGLTLDGVEKIEVANTEFAVKHRILREAPKERFLLYREGARPADINNWLLDVELANGVFKADQVAIWLGDLGLPLKFEDLVREHEEFFRSGRRLEKLKTVIRGDDTKSTLRLRMLSICVGSEGGFDTVVEALLAETAEGRDDSLRLIGRVGLDGFLWDQMARVLGYRAQKPSVGDFAITLFKSCYRSAVGGDPILTSDALVFFRRWKNNRNAAEVFAKLSASYAHVLSVAEDLAKRDFRTLIEVDHFEEVDRAIIRALVHEVSARTVAQADVLNWIRQRRQSHWYDAYRDLYEAIGFAAEFQQAMSQVTLGMTSLAEGVQRYAKSWFRIDQLYRKFVWHMQKSGQATLMRELFEQVENHYVNSYLLRLNEAWQVHVDTADTWSAAPIQAQRAFYREHVGEFRRRDQKICVIISDALRYEIAEELLGRIRSLDRYEAGIEPMFGSLPSYTQLGMASLLPNGDLQIADNDTATVLVNGQSSQGLENRKKILATGRTGDRTTALKAEELMGMDKDQARALVRDHDVVYVYHNLIDATGDKQVSEDRVFEAAEDAIEEIVRLVKKLNGANAANIIVTADHGFIYQHRPIEESDFSSATVDGDIILFRDRRFILGHGLKGNHGLRRFTPIQVDLQGSVEMLIPKSINRLRRQGSGSRFVHGGATLQEIVVPVVKINKKRQSDTSAVEVEIIGSSNQMITSSQISVRFYQATAVTEKTQPRQLRAGIYAQSGELISDSHELVFDFRSDNPREREIPVRFLLSRQADAFNDQDVILKLDERHAETSHFREYRTARYRLKRSFSNDFDF
- a CDS encoding argonaute/piwi family protein, which codes for MKFETKIFDEPLLEFGDQHYHSDPRLGLFEAGPLQTPLGDVIKIAVVGSAKTVEDSRDFLQAAAAGFAGKSEKHPNLHPPFPGLGNQNPFRCRFEIPDGAVAAIPQARIERIRKESHHGKAVEMAVDEIIEQLQAIDEGSSRPDVAIIALPVGLIERVWNAKVDSDATVEEEDSSGSDAPNFRGMLKAKAMHFRFPIQIVWEDVLDERAVIPLKIKESSARQIQDQAGRTWNLLATLYYKGSGRVPWRRAPQEGEFSACYIGVSFYREAGGQQLFTSAAQMFDERGRGFILKGKGAQTESRGRHPYLTQDDAKTLIADALAAYKKHHMNYPARVIVLKTSRFRDEEADGIFEALDEVGTELRDLVWVQESSFVKVFRDGNYPVMRGTFVELDGKGLLYTNGSIPYYGTYPGMYDPKPLLICPYKTSDSTVAQIANEIFGLTKINWNSTQMNQKLPIPIRAARKVGEVLKYITDEKVSSDYRRYI
- a CDS encoding DUF4365 domain-containing protein gives rise to the protein MGSVRILLYDAHMAKTITPNQLLGQIGETAVQLRFLTMGFQFDVRSRLETGIDGIAEVMIEGQPTARMIAVQVKATDAGVYTGEDASGFTYLLRSEDLAYWRGSNLPIIIVLFRKSDETYYWKEISSGPGPGERRLSFDKKLDVLDAKAVDRLAALTIPKTGFGYYVPPLGGGEEALVNILPVSLPDEVFVTTTPYTAKQATAMLLDAEEPARFDWVIKGSSFWSFHDPRTSSCDQIVDLDQVEAIEVQHLAFHEDLDERNNFAFLLNQTLRHQVRSDLGWDKEGRLLYFRARAENESRAFRYQSAKKKAEADVVNAVRSKTDPTRVEFVRHHAFVPRFELLYDQWFLVINPTYYFTTNGFIPHSYPSALLAGKKRLDKSASLRGQVIMWHRFLTEEERKADDLFAVATADPRLTFGEPPSVELPKKVPEDVWGTPKRPSEEADPNQELLRFA
- the brxL gene encoding BREX system Lon protease-like protein BrxL, with the translated sequence MTALDDKINDRFPGLVVRKDLVKAVKGNAIVPSYVLEFLLGQYCATNDEASIQSGIETVKEILRKHYVHRNEAGLIRSNIREKGRWKVIDKISVDLNTDKDAYEATFSNLGIKNVIIDSGTVKTHPKLLVSGVWCIADVEYEHSEDKNVSPWILGSIKPIQLSKFDYAGYLEARNGFTTDEWIDLLFQTVGFDPEMFGRRSKLLQLMRLVPFVERNYNLIELGPKGTGKSHIFSEFSPHGILISGGEVTVPKLFVNNNTGKIGLVGYWDVVAFDEFAGRQKRVDKALVDIMKNFMANKSFSRGVETLGAEASMVFVGNTQHTVPYMLKHTDLFEELPEKYYDSAFIDRLHTYVPGWEIDVIRGEMFASGYGFVVDYLAEILRHMRNDDYSNRYQGLFTLSSDISTRDRDGVNKTFSGMMKLLFPSDNATETEVEEMLHLAMEGRKRVKDQLFRIDSTYPETNFSFTARDGRKISVTTLEETEHPQYYHKRAARHEESGPSVKPGSDAAGAPAVLAAPAVAEVTAPKPADPREGHKVFTENQKGVTFADLFWPWIEGATKIVVTDPYIRMFHQVRNVMEFVEMVAVRKAPEDEVAIHLITCIDDTYPDKQQSNLIAVGTAGEAAGIKFTWEFDGTNTIHARHIASDTGWKISLDRGLDIFQKFEMNDAFSLANRLQAYRQVKAFEITYLRQSLDQHRLAGPS